A region from the Halomarina litorea genome encodes:
- a CDS encoding SLC13 family permease, with product MLVVFAIIVAALVLFATEPVPIDITAIGVMVALMVLEPWTQIAPTPTEGLSGFASTATITVLAMFILSEGVQRTGVVQLLGAKIGSYTRDSETKQLGATIGVVGPISGFINNTAAVAILLPMVTDLAHEGGTSPSKLLIPLSYASMFGGMLTLIGTSTNILASSVAADLGVAGAPFGMFEFTALGAVVTVFGAAYLLTVGRYLTPERIRPREDLTEEFEMGEYLTEVIVRDDSPVVGQTVREALETQNFDVDLVQLVRGEEVFLEPLGPKSIQPGDVFAVRTDRDTLLDLLDAEGFDLLPARIEEDDLEAAEEEVQNLVEVVIAPGSTLVGETLASASFRQRYNATVLAFRRGPELIRQRMDRTRLRVGDTLLVQASGESIERLNNNRNFIVAQEVYRPDFRKSKIPVAVGIVLVVVGLAAIDVLPIVVAALGGALAMVATGCLKPTEVYDAVQWDVIFLLAGVIPLGIAMQKTGGADLIARLLVDSAGALPPLAVLGLLYLVTATLTNVISNNAAVVLMIPVAAESAARIGASEFAFVLAVTFAASTAFMTPVGYQTNLFVYGPGGYRFTDYLRVGTPLQLLFAVVTTLGIAVLYGPVMP from the coding sequence ATGCTCGTCGTCTTCGCCATCATCGTCGCCGCCCTCGTCCTGTTCGCCACGGAGCCGGTCCCCATCGACATCACCGCCATCGGGGTGATGGTGGCGCTGATGGTCCTCGAACCGTGGACGCAGATAGCGCCGACGCCGACGGAGGGGCTCTCCGGGTTCGCCTCGACGGCGACCATCACCGTCCTCGCGATGTTCATCCTGAGCGAGGGCGTCCAGCGCACGGGCGTGGTGCAGTTGCTCGGCGCGAAGATCGGCAGCTACACGCGCGACTCCGAGACCAAGCAACTGGGCGCGACCATCGGCGTCGTCGGCCCCATCTCGGGGTTCATCAACAACACTGCCGCCGTCGCCATCCTCCTCCCGATGGTGACCGACCTCGCCCACGAGGGGGGCACCTCCCCCTCGAAGCTGCTGATTCCCCTCTCCTATGCCTCGATGTTCGGCGGGATGCTCACCCTCATCGGCACGTCCACGAACATCCTCGCCTCGTCGGTCGCGGCCGACCTCGGGGTGGCCGGCGCCCCCTTCGGCATGTTCGAGTTCACCGCCCTCGGCGCGGTGGTGACCGTCTTCGGTGCGGCCTACCTGTTGACCGTCGGGCGCTACCTCACGCCGGAACGCATCCGCCCGCGCGAGGACCTCACCGAGGAGTTCGAGATGGGCGAGTACCTCACCGAGGTGATCGTCCGCGACGACTCGCCCGTCGTCGGCCAGACCGTCCGCGAGGCACTGGAGACACAGAACTTCGACGTGGACCTCGTCCAGTTGGTCCGCGGCGAGGAGGTGTTCCTCGAACCGCTCGGCCCGAAGTCCATCCAGCCCGGCGACGTCTTCGCGGTCCGTACCGACCGGGACACCCTGCTGGACCTCCTCGACGCCGAGGGGTTCGACCTCCTGCCCGCCCGCATCGAGGAAGACGACCTCGAAGCCGCGGAGGAAGAAGTCCAGAACCTCGTCGAGGTGGTCATCGCCCCCGGGTCGACACTCGTCGGCGAGACGCTCGCCTCCGCCAGTTTCCGCCAGCGCTACAACGCGACCGTCCTCGCCTTCCGACGCGGCCCGGAACTCATCCGCCAGCGGATGGACCGCACCCGACTCCGGGTCGGCGACACCCTCCTCGTGCAGGCGAGCGGCGAGAGCATCGAGCGCCTGAACAACAACCGCAATTTCATCGTCGCACAGGAGGTCTACCGCCCCGACTTCCGCAAGTCGAAGATTCCCGTCGCCGTCGGCATCGTTCTCGTCGTCGTCGGCCTCGCGGCCATCGACGTCCTCCCCATCGTCGTCGCCGCCCTCGGGGGCGCGCTGGCGATGGTCGCCACGGGGTGTCTCAAACCCACCGAGGTGTACGACGCCGTCCAGTGGGACGTCATCTTCCTCCTCGCTGGCGTCATCCCCCTCGGCATCGCCATGCAGAAGACCGGTGGCGCAGACCTCATCGCCCGCCTGCTCGTCGACTCGGCAGGAGCGCTCCCCCCGCTCGCGGTCCTCGGCCTTCTCTATCTCGTGACGGCCACGCTCACGAACGTCATCAGCAACAACGCCGCCGTCGTCCTGATGATTCCCGTCGCCGCCGAGTCGGCCGCCCGCATCGGGGCCAGCGAGTTCGCGTTCGTGCTGGCTGTCACCTTCGCCGCCTCGACGGCGTTCATGACCCCCGTCGGCTACCAGACCAACCTCTTCGTCTACGGTCCGGGCGGCTACCGCTTCACGGACTACCTGCGGGTGGGGACGCCCCTGCAACTGCTGTTCGCGGTGGTGACGACGCTCGGCATCGCCGTGCTGTACGGCCCCGTGATGCCGTGA
- a CDS encoding DUF2243 domain-containing protein: protein MARTTTRRALVAAGVFGFGFSGLIDVLVLHHVLQLHHLVSGLYPMDTLSGLRTNIRADGLFSLAMVGIAGVGAGLLWQSERRTEAPLALRPVAGAALVGLGAFDLFDVLVDHVLLGLHQPTMQGGVYNPHWAAVSLLFVAAGWLLYRSGRDAEDVTRDTAETANDRTE from the coding sequence ATGGCACGAACGACGACCCGCCGCGCACTGGTCGCCGCCGGAGTGTTTGGCTTCGGGTTCAGCGGCCTCATCGACGTGCTCGTGTTGCACCACGTCCTCCAGTTGCACCACCTCGTCTCGGGGCTCTACCCGATGGATACGCTCTCCGGCCTTCGGACGAACATCCGTGCGGACGGCCTGTTCTCACTCGCGATGGTCGGCATCGCGGGCGTCGGGGCGGGCCTGCTCTGGCAGTCCGAGCGCCGGACGGAGGCCCCCCTCGCCCTCCGTCCGGTCGCCGGTGCCGCCCTCGTCGGACTGGGCGCGTTCGACCTGTTCGACGTCCTCGTGGACCACGTCCTGTTGGGCCTCCACCAGCCGACGATGCAGGGGGGCGTCTACAACCCCCACTGGGCCGCCGTGAGCCTCCTGTTCGTCGCCGCCGGGTGGCTCCTCTACCGCTCGGGACGGGACGCGGAGGACGTGACGCGAGACACCGCGGAGACAGCGAACGACCGGACCGAATGA
- a CDS encoding MBL fold metallo-hydrolase, which translates to MNDTDDWFDVRELSDRTWRVSEATYFNDYLVAGEDRALLVDASVGVGDLRAMADELVDVPVTLLLTHSHWDHVGGATQFDDVRIHEAELPPNGTVRWDYVADTFHVHLDEWLDAFREGGGQFPDGFDPTSHEIRPVPDVSVAADGETVDLGGRKLELLHLPGHSPGQLGVLDRERGDLYGGDVLHLRRDLYAHFGGGDLGAYADTFARLRALRDEGAFDTLYTAHNRPVSGEDLSLLDDYHAGLRAILAGELSSRPNDGRPPGRVYDVAGHEVVTRPDVE; encoded by the coding sequence ATGAACGACACCGACGACTGGTTCGACGTCCGGGAACTCTCCGACCGGACCTGGCGCGTCTCGGAGGCGACGTACTTCAACGACTACCTCGTCGCCGGCGAGGACCGGGCGCTCCTCGTCGACGCCTCCGTCGGCGTCGGCGACCTGCGCGCGATGGCCGACGAACTGGTCGACGTGCCCGTGACGCTCCTGCTCACCCACTCCCACTGGGACCACGTCGGCGGGGCGACCCAGTTCGACGACGTCCGCATCCACGAGGCCGAACTGCCCCCCAATGGGACGGTCCGCTGGGACTACGTCGCCGACACGTTCCACGTCCACCTCGACGAGTGGCTCGACGCCTTCCGGGAGGGCGGCGGGCAGTTCCCCGACGGGTTCGACCCCACCTCTCACGAGATTCGGCCCGTCCCCGACGTGTCGGTCGCCGCGGACGGCGAGACGGTCGACCTCGGGGGACGCAAACTCGAACTGCTCCACCTGCCTGGCCACTCGCCGGGACAACTCGGGGTGCTCGACCGGGAGCGGGGCGACCTCTACGGCGGCGACGTCCTCCACCTCCGGCGGGACCTGTACGCCCACTTCGGTGGCGGTGACCTCGGGGCGTACGCCGACACGTTCGCCCGACTGCGCGCCCTGCGCGACGAGGGCGCGTTCGACACCCTCTACACCGCACACAACCGCCCGGTGTCGGGCGAGGACCTCTCGCTGCTGGACGACTACCACGCCGGCCTCCGGGCGATTCTCGCGGGAGAGCTGTCCTCCCGACCCAACGACGGACGCCCGCCGGGACGCGTCTACGATGTCGCCGGCCACGAGGTCGTCACGAGGCCCGACGTGGAGTGA
- a CDS encoding alpha/beta fold hydrolase, which yields MLAHVTVGDGTDLYYQDVGEGPPVVLVHGFSTNHLSWWQQIPTIARRYRCLAVDQRRFGLSADEGGRGVAAFADDLLALLDALGIERAALVGHSMGGWSVASLATRHPDRVAALVLSATPGGLLSPERHRELRERATVPDPDPLDDERAFLADAIADLNRDAPPEWTDVRPTLDGLPLDRERIARADVPTLLVSGEADGFMTEGMAEELAGPLGAETATVAGAGHDVFFEKPAAFNECVLEFLDERAAFVTRE from the coding sequence ATGCTCGCACACGTCACGGTCGGTGACGGTACCGACCTCTACTATCAGGACGTCGGGGAGGGGCCGCCGGTCGTCCTCGTCCACGGCTTCAGCACGAACCACCTCTCGTGGTGGCAGCAGATACCGACCATCGCCCGCCGGTATCGGTGTCTCGCGGTCGACCAGCGACGCTTCGGCCTGTCGGCCGACGAGGGCGGTCGGGGGGTCGCGGCGTTCGCCGACGATCTCCTCGCACTGCTGGACGCACTCGGAATCGAGCGGGCGGCCCTCGTCGGGCACTCGATGGGCGGGTGGTCGGTGGCGTCACTGGCGACCCGGCACCCCGACCGGGTCGCGGCGCTCGTCCTGTCGGCGACGCCGGGTGGACTCCTCTCGCCCGAACGCCACCGGGAACTCAGGGAGCGGGCGACCGTCCCCGACCCGGACCCGCTGGACGACGAGCGGGCGTTCCTCGCGGACGCCATCGCCGACCTGAACCGCGACGCGCCGCCGGAGTGGACCGACGTCCGTCCGACGCTGGACGGTCTGCCGCTGGACCGGGAGCGAATCGCCCGTGCCGACGTCCCGACGTTGCTCGTCTCGGGCGAGGCGGACGGGTTCATGACCGAGGGGATGGCCGAGGAACTGGCAGGACCGCTGGGAGCCGAGACTGCCACCGTGGCGGGGGCTGGCCACGACGTGTTCTTCGAGAAACCGGCGGCGTTCAACGAGTGCGTCCTCGAATTTCTCGACGAGCGCGCCGCGTTCGTGACGCGGGAGTAG
- a CDS encoding ATP-binding protein encodes MALAEDTDIIDAFEEFYRNYYRNAIGELARKYPNDQRSLYVSWGDLYRFDQDLAEQYRNQPDQLQEYAEEALRLYDLPVDVSLGQAHVRVHELPDPTDIRDIRARHRGQLLAVRGIVRKATDVRPKIQEAAFECQRCGTLTRIPQTGGDFQEPHECQGCERQGPFRINFDQSEFIDAQKIRVQESPEGLRGGETPQNIDIHIEDDITGEVTAGDHVAVTGVLHLDQQESGQQKSAMFDIYMDGVAVEIEDEQFEEMDITDEDKREIVELSSSPDIYEKMVGAVAPSIYGYDQEKMAMIFQLFSGVTKHLPDGSRIRGDLHMLLIGDPGTGKCVRGDTRVTLADGSEVPIRDLVESNLTDPKPIDDGVYQEVDFEVPSLRDDGTIGRQRATKVWKREAPETMLRVRTATGHELEVTPSHPLFVQQGGRHVAVRAEDLSKGEFVAVSPLRDSTAHTDSDVATDGGAVASDASDVSRRQQPDKSVAWDRIESIERIEPDEEWVYDLEIEGTHNYLTNNVVSHNSQMLSYIQNIAPRSVYTSGKGSSSAGLTAAAVRDDFGEGQQWSLEAGALVLADQGIAAVDELDKMRPEDRSAMHEALEQQKISVSKAGINATLKSRCSLLGAANPKYGRFDQYEPIGEQINLEPALISRFDLIFTVTDKPDAEKDRDLAEHIINTNYAGELHTHRTNNATSQFSQEEVDTVTEEVAPTIEPELLRKYIAYAKRNVYPTMTEEAKETIRDFYVDLRARGSDEDSPIPVTARKLEALVRLAEASARVRLSDTVEAEDAERVTTLVRSCLEDIGMDPETGEFDADIVETGTSKTQRDRIKNVKGIISEVEEEYDEGAPVEEVLDRAEAAGIERSKAEHEIEKLRRQGDVYEPQTDYLRTV; translated from the coding sequence ATGGCTCTCGCGGAGGACACCGACATCATCGACGCCTTCGAGGAGTTCTACCGCAACTACTACCGGAACGCGATCGGTGAACTCGCCCGGAAGTACCCCAACGACCAGCGCTCGCTGTACGTCTCGTGGGGCGACCTCTACCGCTTCGACCAGGACCTCGCGGAACAGTACCGCAACCAGCCCGACCAGCTACAGGAGTACGCCGAGGAGGCCCTCCGCCTCTACGACCTCCCCGTCGACGTCTCGCTCGGACAGGCACACGTCCGCGTCCACGAACTCCCCGACCCGACGGACATCCGCGACATCCGCGCTCGCCACCGCGGGCAACTGCTCGCCGTCCGGGGCATCGTCCGGAAGGCCACCGACGTCCGTCCGAAGATACAGGAGGCCGCCTTCGAGTGCCAGCGCTGTGGCACCCTGACGCGCATCCCCCAGACCGGCGGCGACTTCCAGGAACCCCACGAGTGTCAGGGCTGTGAGCGACAGGGACCCTTCCGAATCAACTTCGACCAGTCGGAGTTCATCGACGCCCAGAAGATACGGGTCCAGGAGTCCCCCGAGGGGCTACGCGGCGGGGAGACCCCCCAGAACATCGACATCCACATCGAGGACGACATCACGGGCGAGGTGACCGCCGGGGACCACGTCGCCGTCACGGGCGTCCTCCACCTCGACCAGCAGGAGTCGGGCCAGCAGAAGTCTGCGATGTTCGACATCTACATGGACGGCGTCGCGGTCGAGATCGAGGACGAGCAGTTCGAGGAGATGGACATCACCGACGAGGACAAACGCGAGATCGTCGAACTCTCCTCCTCGCCCGACATCTACGAGAAGATGGTCGGGGCCGTCGCCCCCTCCATCTACGGCTACGACCAGGAGAAGATGGCCATGATCTTCCAGCTCTTTTCGGGCGTCACCAAACACCTCCCCGACGGCTCCCGCATCCGGGGGGACCTCCACATGCTGCTGATAGGGGACCCCGGGACGGGGAAGTGTGTCCGCGGCGACACCCGGGTGACGCTCGCCGACGGGAGCGAGGTACCCATCCGTGACCTCGTGGAGTCGAACCTGACCGACCCGAAGCCCATCGACGATGGCGTGTATCAGGAGGTGGACTTCGAGGTGCCGTCACTGCGAGACGACGGGACCATCGGCCGCCAGCGGGCTACCAAGGTATGGAAGCGAGAGGCCCCCGAGACGATGCTCCGCGTGCGGACCGCGACGGGTCACGAACTGGAGGTCACGCCGTCGCATCCACTGTTCGTCCAGCAAGGGGGTCGACACGTCGCTGTCAGAGCGGAGGACCTCTCGAAGGGCGAGTTCGTCGCTGTGTCCCCATTAAGGGACTCGACAGCGCACACAGACTCCGATGTCGCTACGGATGGCGGCGCTGTTGCCAGTGACGCATCTGACGTGTCCCGCAGACAACAGCCTGACAAATCCGTCGCGTGGGACCGCATCGAGTCCATCGAGCGTATCGAACCCGACGAGGAGTGGGTGTACGACCTCGAAATCGAGGGGACGCACAACTACCTCACGAACAACGTCGTCTCGCACAACTCCCAGATGCTATCGTATATCCAGAATATCGCGCCGCGGTCAGTGTACACGTCCGGGAAAGGTTCGTCCTCGGCGGGTTTAACTGCGGCAGCCGTACGCGACGACTTCGGCGAGGGCCAGCAGTGGTCGCTGGAGGCGGGGGCGCTCGTCCTCGCCGACCAGGGCATCGCGGCGGTGGACGAACTGGACAAGATGCGCCCGGAGGACCGTTCGGCGATGCACGAGGCGCTGGAACAACAGAAGATATCGGTGTCGAAGGCGGGCATCAACGCCACGCTGAAGTCGCGGTGTTCGCTGCTGGGTGCGGCGAACCCGAAGTACGGCCGGTTCGACCAGTACGAACCCATCGGCGAGCAGATCAACCTCGAACCGGCGCTCATCTCGCGGTTCGACCTCATCTTCACGGTGACGGACAAGCCCGACGCCGAGAAGGACCGCGACCTCGCCGAACACATCATCAACACGAACTACGCGGGCGAACTCCACACCCACCGGACGAACAACGCCACCTCGCAGTTCAGCCAGGAGGAAGTCGACACGGTCACCGAGGAGGTGGCCCCGACCATCGAACCCGAACTCCTGCGCAAGTACATCGCGTACGCCAAGCGCAACGTCTACCCGACGATGACCGAGGAGGCCAAAGAGACCATCCGTGACTTCTACGTCGACCTGCGTGCCCGCGGCTCCGACGAGGACTCGCCCATCCCCGTCACCGCGCGGAAACTGGAGGCGCTGGTCCGCCTCGCCGAAGCGTCGGCACGGGTCCGCCTCTCGGACACCGTCGAGGCCGAGGACGCCGAGCGGGTGACGACCCTCGTCCGGTCCTGTCTGGAGGACATCGGGATGGACCCCGAGACGGGCGAGTTCGACGCCGACATCGTCGAGACGGGCACCTCGAAGACCCAGCGCGACCGCATCAAGAACGTGAAGGGCATCATCAGCGAGGTCGAAGAGGAGTACGACGAGGGCGCGCCCGTCGAGGAGGTCCTCGACCGGGCCGAGGCGGCGGGCATCGAGCGCTCGAAGGCCGAACACGAGATCGAGAAGCTCCGCCGGCAGGGCGACGTGTACGAACCGCAGACCGACTACCTGCGGACGGTCTGA
- a CDS encoding PEP/pyruvate-binding domain-containing protein → MSDGRGRKADPNRGERTDVTTDTSPVIDLRDDRATDRSLAGGKGAALARLLGADLPVPEGFCVTTAVYRAVVDDPDVEAAVDRLAALGPDDSRLPDASREVRALVRARPLPEPALTAIGEALSGVDGPVAVRSSATAEDLPEASFAGQHETFLNVPHGEVPDRVRDCLAGTFTDRAVAYRARNGLPHTADTVAMAVVVQPMVDAKSAGVLFTADPSTGSRHVASVDAGFGLGEALVGGETTPDTVRVDRRTGEVLDYAVGEKRVVSRPREGGGTERVDLSADRRVARVLSDEQVRELVALGDRVESLLGSPQDVEWALVGGRFVLLQSRPITSLFPLPDPLPADDRLHVYLSVGHMQALPEALPPLVRDVWTNYVEREPEAFGIERAWTRPAVEAGGRVYVDLTPLLRVGFLRRRLPDLLANVNEPASRGLTDLIERREEAFRRERRSLAALPAFAATALTLGLLALRVLPRTLLGVLGTLVGRPRDAETVGVWFEVWARRASNDVAAPATTDGRVRRAFDSLDIPEILAELYPRIAPLFTALAIGGWLKRRFPDAPDEVNAVGRGFERELVTRLNLGLGDLADVAREHPAVADALREGASLEDVERVPGGRSFRLAFERYLAEFGHRATGEIDLSRPRWREDPAPLLGAIRANLAEGGEAGTPSPGEHHKRVRRLAREAETAAARLEARADRGPFGPLRRRLVRHLVRVYRRFVMLREYPKHGTAHLFTAWRTVFLEAGARLADEGVLAAPGDVWFLRRDELLAALDGEPIDVDVEARRREFERHVALDAPPLLTSEGEAPVGHVDHGDLPPGTLVGTGVSAGVVEGVARVVRDPRTATVERGEILVAPSSDPGWTPLFLNAAGMVVEVGGPVSHGALVAREYGLPAVVSVPGATRAIRTGQRVRIDGARGTVELLEDVDGGEEDRSDSEAGRSGQTVRR, encoded by the coding sequence ATGAGCGACGGTCGCGGACGGAAGGCGGACCCGAATCGAGGGGAGAGGACGGACGTGACGACCGACACGTCTCCCGTCATCGACCTCCGGGACGACCGGGCGACCGACCGCTCGCTCGCGGGCGGGAAGGGGGCGGCGCTCGCGCGCCTCCTCGGTGCGGACCTCCCCGTCCCGGAGGGGTTCTGCGTGACGACCGCCGTGTACCGCGCGGTGGTCGACGACCCCGACGTCGAGGCGGCCGTCGACCGCCTCGCCGCCCTCGGCCCGGACGACTCCCGACTCCCCGACGCCTCGCGGGAGGTGCGGGCGCTCGTCCGGGCGCGCCCCCTCCCCGAACCGGCGCTGACGGCCATCGGGGAGGCCCTGTCCGGGGTCGACGGTCCCGTCGCGGTCCGGTCGTCCGCGACCGCAGAGGACCTCCCCGAGGCGAGTTTCGCGGGACAACACGAGACGTTCCTGAACGTCCCGCACGGGGAGGTCCCTGACCGGGTCCGCGACTGCCTCGCGGGGACGTTCACCGACCGAGCGGTCGCCTACCGCGCCCGGAACGGCCTCCCGCACACCGCCGACACGGTGGCGATGGCCGTCGTCGTCCAGCCGATGGTCGACGCCAAGAGCGCGGGGGTGCTGTTCACCGCCGACCCGTCGACCGGGAGCCGCCACGTCGCGAGCGTGGACGCCGGTTTCGGCCTCGGCGAGGCGCTCGTCGGCGGCGAGACGACGCCCGACACCGTCCGGGTGGACCGACGGACTGGCGAGGTGCTCGACTACGCGGTGGGCGAGAAGCGCGTCGTCAGCCGTCCCCGCGAGGGCGGCGGCACCGAGCGCGTCGACCTCTCCGCGGACCGCCGAGTCGCGCGTGTCCTCTCGGACGAACAGGTCCGCGAACTCGTCGCCCTCGGCGACCGCGTCGAGTCGCTGCTCGGGTCGCCACAGGACGTGGAGTGGGCGCTCGTGGGTGGGCGGTTCGTCCTCCTCCAGTCACGGCCCATCACGTCGCTGTTCCCCCTGCCCGACCCGCTCCCCGCAGACGACCGCCTGCACGTCTACCTTAGCGTCGGCCACATGCAGGCGCTCCCGGAGGCGCTGCCGCCACTCGTGCGGGACGTGTGGACGAACTACGTCGAACGGGAACCGGAGGCGTTCGGCATCGAGCGCGCCTGGACGCGGCCCGCCGTCGAGGCCGGGGGTCGCGTGTACGTCGACCTGACCCCGCTCCTCCGGGTGGGGTTCCTCCGCCGGCGCCTCCCCGACCTGCTGGCCAACGTCAACGAACCGGCCTCGCGGGGCCTCACGGACCTAATCGAGCGGCGGGAGGAGGCGTTCCGGCGCGAGCGCCGCTCGCTCGCCGCCCTCCCCGCGTTCGCCGCCACCGCCCTGACGCTCGGTCTGCTGGCCCTGCGCGTCCTCCCCCGGACGCTCCTCGGCGTCCTCGGCACGCTCGTCGGTCGCCCGCGAGACGCCGAGACGGTCGGCGTCTGGTTCGAGGTGTGGGCCCGCCGGGCCTCGAACGACGTCGCCGCCCCCGCGACGACCGACGGTCGCGTCCGCAGGGCCTTCGACTCGCTCGACATCCCGGAGATACTCGCGGAACTGTACCCTCGAATCGCCCCGCTGTTCACCGCCCTCGCCATCGGCGGCTGGCTGAAACGTCGGTTCCCGGACGCACCCGACGAGGTGAACGCCGTCGGCAGGGGGTTCGAGCGCGAACTCGTCACCCGCCTCAACCTCGGCCTCGGTGACCTCGCGGACGTCGCCCGCGAGCATCCGGCCGTCGCCGACGCCCTTCGGGAGGGTGCGTCGCTGGAGGACGTCGAGCGCGTCCCGGGGGGTCGGTCCTTCCGCCTCGCGTTCGAGCGCTACCTCGCGGAGTTCGGACACCGCGCGACGGGCGAGATAGACCTCAGTCGCCCCCGGTGGCGCGAGGACCCCGCGCCCCTCCTCGGAGCGATTCGGGCCAACCTCGCGGAGGGCGGGGAGGCGGGGACGCCGTCGCCCGGTGAACACCACAAACGGGTCCGTCGACTCGCCCGCGAGGCCGAGACGGCCGCCGCACGACTCGAAGCGCGAGCAGACCGCGGCCCCTTCGGACCGCTCCGCCGCCGTCTCGTCCGCCACCTCGTCCGCGTCTACCGGCGGTTCGTCATGCTCCGCGAGTACCCGAAACACGGCACTGCACACCTGTTCACCGCGTGGCGGACGGTGTTCCTCGAAGCGGGTGCGCGCCTCGCCGACGAGGGCGTCCTCGCCGCCCCGGGCGACGTCTGGTTCCTCCGGCGCGACGAACTGCTGGCCGCCCTCGACGGCGAACCCATCGACGTGGACGTCGAGGCCCGCCGCCGGGAGTTCGAGCGACACGTCGCCCTCGACGCCCCACCCCTCCTGACCAGCGAGGGCGAAGCACCGGTCGGGCACGTCGACCACGGGGACCTGCCGCCCGGCACCCTCGTCGGGACGGGCGTCTCGGCGGGCGTCGTCGAGGGCGTCGCGCGCGTCGTCCGCGACCCGCGCACCGCGACGGTCGAACGCGGCGAGATACTCGTCGCCCCCTCCTCGGACCCCGGGTGGACGCCCCTGTTCCTCAACGCCGCCGGGATGGTCGTCGAGGTGGGTGGCCCGGTCAGTCACGGCGCACTGGTCGCCCGCGAGTACGGCCTCCCCGCCGTCGTCTCCGTACCGGGCGCGACCCGCGCGATTCGGACCGGACAACGGGTCAGAATCGACGGGGCGCGCGGGACGGTCGAATTACTGGAGGACGTGGACGGCGGCGAGGAAGACAGGTCGGACAGCGAGGCGGGGCGGTCCGGTCAGACCGTCCGCAGGTAG
- a CDS encoding GNAT family N-acetyltransferase codes for MTDAFALRLATADDAAAVRRIYAPFVADTAITFEQDDPSRDEIRGRIEETLPASPWLVCERSGESDEADESDELGGEVVGYAYAGPVRKRAAYQWSVESSVYVDPAAQRRGVARALYTALIALLADQGYRNIFAVMTLPNEASAAFHEALGFESVGVLADAGYKLGDWHDVAWLQKRIGSEGDAAADAPAPPRSLDDLPPEALAAALRAGEAHLGTA; via the coding sequence ATGACCGACGCGTTCGCCCTCCGCCTCGCCACGGCGGACGACGCCGCGGCCGTCCGCCGCATCTACGCCCCCTTCGTCGCGGACACTGCCATCACCTTCGAGCAGGACGACCCCTCGAGGGACGAGATTCGCGGCCGCATCGAGGAGACGCTCCCCGCCTCCCCGTGGCTGGTGTGCGAGCGGTCGGGAGAGTCGGACGAGGCAGACGAGTCGGACGAGTTAGGCGGCGAGGTCGTGGGCTACGCTTACGCCGGGCCGGTCCGGAAGCGGGCGGCCTACCAGTGGTCCGTCGAGTCGTCGGTGTACGTCGACCCCGCCGCACAGCGCCGGGGGGTCGCACGGGCGCTCTACACGGCGCTCATCGCCCTCCTCGCCGACCAGGGTTACCGGAACATCTTCGCGGTGATGACGCTCCCGAACGAGGCGAGCGCCGCGTTTCACGAGGCACTCGGCTTCGAGTCCGTCGGCGTCCTCGCGGACGCGGGGTACAAACTCGGCGACTGGCACGACGTGGCGTGGTTGCAGAAGCGCATCGGGAGCGAGGGTGACGCCGCCGCCGACGCGCCCGCCCCCCCGCGTTCGCTGGACGACCTCCCCCCCGAAGCCCTCGCGGCGGCGCTCCGGGCCGGCGAGGCCCACCTCGGGACCGCCTGA
- a CDS encoding DUF7854 family protein — protein sequence MDRISALRNVEEALSDFEAGECDLATMERRIRGVLRTYATEFADLDAYRATGGSADGMVVVADSPTEARRRVRDLADDPGDFDVTRVE from the coding sequence ATGGACCGCATCTCCGCGCTCCGGAACGTCGAGGAGGCCCTGAGCGACTTCGAGGCCGGCGAGTGCGACCTCGCGACGATGGAGCGCCGCATCCGGGGGGTCCTCCGCACCTACGCGACGGAGTTCGCCGACCTCGACGCCTACCGCGCGACCGGCGGGAGCGCGGACGGGATGGTCGTCGTCGCCGACTCGCCGACCGAGGCCCGACGCCGGGTCCGGGACCTCGCGGATGACCCGGGTGACTTCGACGTGACCCGCGTGGAGTAG
- a CDS encoding DUF7855 family protein: protein MLLVVAYSRAARATLRNVHAAHEASVVRRFGRVALFEATELGAFLALRLREKHPGEVQVDRVRPFNEFESVPDPVREAARAYEARETPSTPYSKFAAGTDHPSADAMAGRDL from the coding sequence GTGCTACTGGTCGTCGCCTACTCGCGTGCTGCGCGAGCCACCCTCCGGAACGTCCACGCGGCCCACGAGGCGTCCGTCGTCCGGCGCTTCGGGCGGGTCGCGCTGTTCGAGGCAACGGAACTGGGCGCGTTCCTCGCGCTTCGCCTGCGCGAGAAACACCCCGGGGAGGTACAGGTCGACCGGGTGCGACCGTTCAACGAGTTCGAGAGCGTCCCCGACCCCGTCCGGGAGGCCGCCCGCGCGTACGAGGCCCGCGAGACGCCGAGTACCCCCTACAGCAAGTTCGCGGCGGGGACCGACCACCCGAGCGCCGACGCGATGGCCGGGCGCGACCTCTGA